The Macaca mulatta isolate MMU2019108-1 chromosome 19, T2T-MMU8v2.0, whole genome shotgun sequence sequence aaccctacaGGGATGGAAGTGCCAGCACCTCCATCGCAGCAGTGGGAATCCGAGGTTCAGAGAGGGTACCCCACAAAGTTTGTAAGTGGAGGGGGGATGTGGACTGGTCGCTAAGCCAGCACCGCCACCGCCCCACCACTTACTTCCTGCCAGATTTGCCGTTGACCCGGAGCAGCCAGGGCTGGTCCTCGGGCCGGAACTCCTTGAGGACGATGCCATACTTCTTCCTCCGAGCCTCCTCCCGAAGCTTGCGGTTGAACTCACTGCCTGCGCCCGATTCGGGCATCTCCTCCTCTTGGTAGATTTTCTTGTTGCTCAAGTCCCGCTCCAGCCGAGCCTAGGGGAGCAGGAAGCAAAGCCTCTCAGGGTCCCTGGCTTTGCTTGGGCGGTGCCCCGCTCTAGGAATGCCCTTCCTCACCCTAGGCCAAGCTCTAGACGCTCAAAACCAACTTACCACTTGGCAACAAGGGAGGAGAATGGTAGCCTTTGATAAATCTGGGTAAGGGGAATTTGAGCGAGCCTTGTGTTCTATTTTTGCAACTTAAAAGCTTGAAATTACttccaaattaaaattaaagagaaaaagagcacCTGGTGGCCATCGAGCAGGCCCTCGAAGGCAACATTCCTTATCTGAGGAATGTAGAAGTAGTGAAGATTTCCCTATTCTGTACGGCAGGCATCTGGTTCCAGGCTTCTTTTCCAAAAATTCATAAGTAACCAGAATGGCTACACATCTCCAGAATGCATGCGTGTCGAAACTCAttgtgtggtagctcacgcctgtactcccagaactttgggaggccaaggcagaaggatcgcttgagctcaagagtttaagaccggccgggcgcggtggctcaagcctgtaatcccagcactttgggaggccgagacgggcggatcatgaggtcaggagatcgagaccatcctggctaacatggtgaaaccccgtctctactaaaaaatacaaaaaactaggcgggcgaggtggcgggcgcctgtagtcccagctactcgggaggctgaggcgggagaatggcgtgaacccgggaggcggagcttgcagtaagccgagatcgcgccactgcactccagcctgggtaacagagcgagactccgtctcaaaaaaaaaaaaaaaaaaaaaaagagtttaagaccagcctggcatcagaatggcttgaacctgggaggcaaaggctgcagtaagccgagatcacgccactgcactccagcctgggtgacagagtgacactctgtcttattaaaaaaaaaaaaaggccggatgtggtggctcatacctgtaatcccagcactttgggaggctgaggcaggcggatcacctgaggtcaggagttcgagatgagcctgaccaacatggggaaacccgatctctactgaaaatacaaaattagcagggtgtgatggtgcatgcctgtaatcccaactactcgggaggctgaggcaggataattgcttgaacccgggaggcagaggttgcgatgagccaagatcacaccactgcactccagcctgggcaacaagagtgaaactttgtctcaaaaaaaaaaaaaggctgggcgcggtggctcaagcctgtaatcccagcacttcgggaagccgagacaggcggatcacaaggtcaggagatcgagaccatcctggctaacacggtgaaactccgtctctactaaaaaaatacaaaaaaactagccggacaaggtggcgggtgcctatagtcccagctactcaggaggctgaggcaggagaatggtgtaaacccgggaggcggagcttgcagtgagccgaaatccggccactacaccccagcctgggcgacagagcgagactccgtctcaaaaaaaaaaaaaaaagaaaaagaaaagaccagcctaggcaacatagtgagactctatatctatttttaaaaaataaaaaggccgggcacggtgggaggctgaggcaggtggattacttgaggtcaggagatcaagaccagcctgaccaacatggcgaaacttcataaaaagacaaaaattagctgggcgtggtggcaggcacctgtacttgggaggctgaggcagaagaatggcttgaacctgggaggtggagattgcagtgagcccaggtcgtgccattgcactccagcctggacaacaagagactccatcacaaaaaataaataaataaaataaataaaaagaatctcaTTGTGCAACATTTGCTGACATTAAGGCACCAAAATCTCTACAAATGTTACCATTTATCGTGACCTATGTGGCTAATATGATCCAAATTACCCTTAAGCTCTTGATTTAAGGTCCATATATACCATTTCCAAAACACTCTAGAATCAGCCACATCTCATAACCTCCACTGCCCCCAGTGCCCACCAGGACTCACCTAGACCAGACCAGTTGCTTCTACCCGGTCTCCCTTTAACTGCCCTCAAACCCACAGTCTGTCTCCCCACAACAGCCAGATCACACTACAACCTCCCAGTTGAAAACACTTTAATGGCTCCCAAACTCCTTTCTAGAGCCTCTGATGGCAGGGGCTCTGGGAAAGCCCCCAGCCCAGTCCCCTCCCTTGCCCAGATAAACCCTGGTCAAAAATGCCCATCGGTGGGCACAACTTCTGAATGTTCTCCTTTAAGGAGAGGCCTCCGGTGGGCCTACCAAACCTAACTTACAGGGACACCCAGGAGCTTGACCTGGGcctttgtcattcttttttttttttttttgagatggagtctcgccctgtcccccaggctggagtgcagtggccggatctcagctcactgcaagctccgcctcccaggttcacgccattctcctgcctcagcctcccaagtagctgggactacaggcgcccgccacctcgcccggctacttttttgtatttttttagtaaagacggggtttcaccatgttagccaagatggtctcgatctccggacctcgtgatccacccgcctcgacctcccaaagtgctgggattacaggcttgagccatggcacccggactttttttttttttttttttttttgagacagggtcttgctctattatccaggctggagtgcagtgatgcaatcatagctcactgcagccttgaacccctgggctccagcgatcctcctacctcagcctcctatgtaggcCTACAGACCCACACTAccagccccagctaattttttaatttttttgtagagttggggtcttgctattacattgcccaggctggttttgaactcctagccttaagcaagcttcctgcctcggcctcctaaagtgctgagatcagGGGTGTGAACTACTGCACCCAATCCTTTGTcatctatcttttcttcattttgagaaaagtgagaaaattaaGACTTAGTTACTATGACAGTTAAGCAACTATTACAATCACCAAGGTCAGGGTCATGTTCTCCCACCACCCCAGCTCCCAACCCCCAGGACCCAGGGACTTACCTGATTCCACGTAGCAAAGTTGACTTTATCGGCTGCATTAAAAGCCATGATATTATATTTTTTGGTTGTATTCCTGGAGTGGATTAGAAAGAGGTGGTGTCAATCCAATACAGCAGTTCAATCATTAATTTAATGAATTAATGCGATTGAACCATTAATTCAATCAGCCATCCAACTGGATCATTAATTCAATCAAATCATTAATTCAATCGCTCAATCCAATTGAACCATCAATTCAATTCAATCATTCCATTCAATTGAATCATTTATTCAATTCAATCACTCAACAAACCCACCCCGATTCGATTCATTCAGCCTGTTTTGCCTGGCAACACTGGATACAGAAGACTCCAAGGATTCCCAGTCTGCCAGAGAAGCTAGACCCATCCCCTCTTGACCCCAGGCAGAAGAAGAGCAGATGGAGGGACAAAGATTTGAGGGAACCCAAGATGTGGAGATTATTGTGAACTCAGccttggggaggagggaggacaggcatggagggcttcctggaggaggaagatACTGGAGCTGAGCTTTGTAGAATCAACAAGAATTCACCCAGCAGAGTCACAGTTTAGGGGTTGAGGGGAGGCACTCATGGCAGAGGGAACAGGATGTACAAAAGCCTAGAAAGGAAAGATAGCCCGACCATTTTGAAACAGGACGAGGAATATGTTCTTTACAGCTGGCCTGAGCATCATGGGATCGAAGGTTAGGCCAGGGGGCTGGATCGCCGTGTTATTAatgcactcattcattcattcgtttaaAAAAGCAGGGTTGTCTCCAGGGAAGCCTCAGCTtaatcccagccctgccctccaaGTCTCTCCCAGTCTGGAGGGAGAATCACAGACAGGGCCAGAAACGCCTGGCTAAGAAGACCGTGAAGGTTTTCATTTTTGGAGggtggagaggagggggagatggGGCTGGACACTTACTTGGGAACTCGAACGACGTATTCAGTGACATTCTGGCTGCTAGGGCCCTGCGGAAAGAGGAACCGGACGGTGAGTGAGGAGTTGCCGAGGTCGCCGTCGGGACCCCGGAACCCCGCCAAATCCACACTCACTAGGGCCGCCATGGGCTATGGTCAGTGGTTCCGATCTGGTCCGACCCGGGTTCCTTTCGTCTCCTCTGGCGTGCGCGTCCCTCGATCCCGGGCAAGCCGCCGCTCGCTGTCGGGTCTCTGTCCCTGAGCGAAGACCCCAACCCCAGGCGCCTCCGGCACTGGGAAAAGGTAACCGGAAGAGGCGCTGCAGCTACTCCGTCTACGCTTCTGCGGCCGCTTAACCCGGAAGCGAAACCCTCCAGCGGCCGCGTCGCGATGGCAACCTTCTTAGCCACTGTGGCCGCCTCAATGCGCAGTCACTTATGCTCCTCGGCGGCTATGGTCACCTCAAAAGGGCCACCACGGTCCCTTCTTAGACTCAGCAAACCCAGGCCGAGTCTGAGATAAACTAACCGGCCTCTGTCGCTGGCGCTCTTTTATACAACACAGTTAACTTCATCAAATGGGGGGCCGCCCTCCCTCGTGACGTCACACCCAAGGACCGCGGGGCAtcctgggtggggagagggagaagagtcCTCCTTGCGGGCCCCCAGGCACTTTGCGCATGCGCCATATCGCTCTGGACCGGGGTTGGGGAGGGCCAAGAAGGCCGCGTCACCATAGCAACCGAGGCCTACTCCGGTTGGGTCGAACCGCTGCTTGGCTCCCCATGGGCCTGTTTGGGGTTCATTTCCTCCCCCGAAGGAATGGACCCCGTCATTGTCGCAAAATGACCGGGGCGGGGACCCTTGTGACGTTGTGCGGAGCCAGGAGGGGTCAGAGCCTGGGCGGGGTCGGGGAGCGACCACCCCAAGGCCTGCTGGCTGGATGGGTCTCTGCAAGTCCAAGCTGCCCGAGATGGGCAGGGCTCTGAGGCCCCAGGAGAAGGGTAACGTCGCGGGGGCGGCTGGCTGGCTTCctggggggaagggaaggaggctgCAGAGAACAGTAGGGAGATGCAGGATCCCCTACCCCGTTCCAGGCATGCACACACGCCCCAGTCATGGCAGTAACACAACTGCGCATGCTCACGGCGCAACCATTCATTGCTCCACTTCGGAAATACTCGAGCACCTCCTGGGTTCGGGGCCCCGCAAGGTGAATCTGTCAAACCAGCTCCCAACGGAGGGTTACAGTGTCCTCTCGAGGGTTACAGTGTCCTCTCGAGGGTTACAGTGTCCTCTCGAGGGTTACAGTGTCGTGGGGGAGACAGACTCATAACATGGGAATCTACAACCCAGGAAGGAGCAGGAGAAGCACAGTGGGCTCTGAGGGCTCAGAGAAGAGGGGAGGTTTCAGTTGGGCACTGAGGGATGCATAGGAGTTGGCTAAGCAAAGGGAAGGGGAGCAAGACACAAAAATTGGGCCATGAACTACAGACACTGTCGATGTGTCTGGTTTCATTTATTCCTCATCCACCACTAAATGTCAGGAACTGCCAACTCCTAGGAATATAGGAATGAGGGAGGCAGAAATAGTCCTTGCCCTCATGGAGTCGAGTCTGGCATGGAGGAGACAAGAACGAGTaaacggccgggcacggtggctcacgcctgtaatcctagcactttgggaggccgaggcaggtagatcacctgaggttgggagtttgagaccagcctgaccgacatggagaaactccgtttctactaaaaatacaaaattagccggtcgtggtggctcatgcctataatcccagctactcgggaggctgaggcaggagaatcacttggacctgggaggcggaggttgtggtgagcagagatcgcgccattgcactccagtctgggcaacaagagtgaaacgccatctcaaaaaaaaaagcaggaagaagaaagaagaagaagaaaaatataaaaagaacaagTAAACAGGGAAGATCATGACTGACTGTGGCCATTGCTGTGGAGGAAATAGGTGTCTGAGACAAGGAGTGATGGGGGGAATCTCTAGACAGAGGCTAGAGAAGGCCAGATGGAAGTTGTGGCCAGAAGGAACTGGGGCAGGCAGGGattttccaggcagaggaaacagcaaaggAGAAATGAGTTTCAAATTCAAAGAACTGAAGCTCCCTGGGGCTGGGACAGAGGAAAGGGGAGTATGGGATGGGGCTGGGACAGAGGGAAGGGGAGTATGGGATGGGGCTGGGACAGAGAGAAGGGGAGTATGGGATGAGACTGGgacagagggaaggggaggggctgGGACAGAGGGAAGGGGAGTATGGGATGAGACTGGGACGGAGGAAAGGGGAGTATGGGATGGGGCTGGGACAGAGGGAAAGGGAGTATGGGATGGGGCTGGGACAGAGGAAAGGGGAGTATGGGATGGGGCTGGGACAGAGGAAAGGGGAGTATGGGATGGGgctgggacagagggagggggagtATGGGATGGGgctgggacagagggagggggagtATGGGATGGGgctgggacagagggagggggagtATGGGATGGGgctgggacagagggagggggagtATGGGATGGGgctgggacagagggagggggagtATGGGATGGGgctgggacagagggagggggagtATGGGATGGGgctgggacagagggagggggagtATGGGATGATGCTGGGAGCATGGGTAATTCCCTGcctctctctgaacctcagttccctccactgtaaaatgggatgatagAGTTCTCAGGATGCTTTAAGGAGATGCCATGTGCGAAGGGCCTGTCCTGCTCAAGttcacatcattttttttttcttcttttttttttttttgagacagagccctgctctgttgcccagcctggagtgcagtggcacaatctcggcttactgcaaccttcggctcctgggttcaagcgattctcctgcttcagcctcacaagtagttgggatcacaggcgtgcgccactacacaagctaatttttttttgtatttttagtagagacagggtttcaccatgttggccaggctggtctcaaactcctgacatcaagggatccacccccacctcagcctcccaaagtgcagggactataggtgtgagccaccgaacctAGCCTCAAGTTCACATCTTCATCCAAGCGGTACAAACACACAACGTGCCTGGCTATACCCTTGAGAACAGAAACATACCTCCAAGATGCCACCCTACAGCAAAAGAGAGTATGCCAAGAGACTTTGTCCAGTGTCACCCAGGGACACCTGTGCCCCTACAGGCACTAACccatctccttccctcttcctgggTGCCACAGACATCCTCAAGTCCCCTCTGATCATCTTCGTGATGGGCGGCCCAGGCTGTGGCAAAGGGACGCAGTGCAAGAATATGGTGACCAAGTATGGCTTCTGCCACGTAGGGCTGGGCCAGGTACTGCGACAGGAGGCTCAAAGGAGCACGCAGCAGGGCCGGCAGATCTGTGACATCATGCTGCAGGGGCTCCTGGTGCCCCCGGTAGGAGCTGATGGGAGGGGGTAGGAAGGAAGGGGGTACGTTGGGACAGCCACCCACCAGGAGGGCTCACAGGACCCAGAAGGTTGCAACTTCCCACGTGGCTATTGCCTTGCTGCACTAAGCTttcatttccttatctgtgaagaGGGGAGATCCCATCAAAAGGCTGTAGGGGtctggcccagtggctcacgcctgtaatcccaacactttgggaggccaaggcgggtgggtcacctgaggttaggagttcaaaaccagcctgaccaacatggagaaaccctgtctctactaaaaatacaaaattaactgggcgtgatggcgcatgcctgtaatcccagctactcgggaggctgacgcaggagaataacttgaacccgggaggcggaggttgtggtgagccgagactgtgctattgcactccagcctgggcaacaagagcaaaaccccatctcaaaaaaaaaaaaaaagaatcactcaCTAGGGAAGCTCTCGCTGTTTGGTGAAGTGGAGGGTGCCCCATTCGTGAATTGCAAATAAAAGTCAATTTGAGCTAAACAAAAAATCACTcaaggacaggcacagtggctcatgcctgtattcccaacactttgggaggccaaggagtttgagaccaccctgggcaacatagcaagccctatctctttttttattttatttttttttttgaggcagagtctcgctctgtcacccgggctggagtgcaatggcgtgatctcggctcactgcaagctccgcctcccaggttcacgccattctcctgcctcagcctcccgagtagctgggattacaggtgcctgcgaccacgcccggctaatttttttgtatttttagtagagacagggtttcattgtgttagccaggatggtctcgatctcctgactttgtgatccgcccaccttggcctcccaaagtgctgggactgcccCCGGCccaaaacaatacattttaaaaagttagctggcaCTGCAGGGAAAAGGTATATACtgaaaatgaaccaaaaaaaaaaaaaaaaatttaaaaaagaaaaaattcagctgggcatggtggcatgaatcTATAGTTCCAACTACCTGGAGTCTGCAGTGagaagattccttgagcccagg is a genomic window containing:
- the LOC114674141 gene encoding adenylate kinase isoenzyme 1, which produces MATFLATVAASMRSHLCSSAAMEWTPSLSQNDRGGDPCDVVRSQEGSEPGRGRGATTPRPAGWMGLCKSKLPEMGRALRPQEKDILKSPLIIFVMGGPGCGKGTQCKNMVTKYGFCHVGLGQVLRQEAQRSTQQGRQICDIMLQGLLVPPVGRTPNVVIIFHCSMETMVRRVLHWGQMKHRADDSELAICQRLDTHYTLCEPVLTFYQQKTLLRNILAEEAPENIFAKRCSVIESLQ